A single Methanobrevibacter woesei DNA region contains:
- a CDS encoding DUF2105 family protein, whose amino-acid sequence MVFIPQFVPDVFLSMYLPAIYAGLIIGFIGTMAIAMKREEIHILILTDIVGLAMLVVVSAVGTDLAEALVLPGLVVELAETLAISEILLSREMHKIEANPKKNLSPTSSLFPTSFTLNMEIMTTAPNFIALVLIGYGIFLTGFTGGAVAGGGMVLYALSRKIRGLPVFVLDGVGAISGIAWCCWIIGFALYFVMPELWLLSLLLSAFGLLLKVASKVGLIGVLMREDIGKK is encoded by the coding sequence ATGGTATTTATTCCTCAGTTTGTTCCTGATGTATTTTTATCAATGTATTTACCAGCTATTTATGCAGGTTTAATAATTGGTTTTATTGGTACAATGGCAATAGCTATGAAAAGAGAGGAAATTCATATTCTTATCTTAACTGATATTGTTGGTTTAGCTATGCTGGTTGTTGTTTCTGCTGTTGGTACTGATTTAGCTGAAGCTTTAGTATTGCCTGGTTTAGTAGTAGAGTTAGCAGAAACCTTGGCGATTTCTGAGATTTTGCTATCAAGAGAGATGCATAAAATTGAAGCAAATCCTAAAAAGAATTTATCACCAACTTCTTCATTATTCCCAACTTCATTTACTTTGAATATGGAGATTATGACTACTGCTCCTAATTTCATTGCATTAGTTTTAATTGGTTATGGTATTTTCTTAACTGGATTTACTGGTGGTGCTGTAGCTGGTGGTGGAATGGTATTGTATGCTTTATCTAGAAAAATAAGAGGATTACCTGTATTTGTTTTAGATGGTGTTGGTGCTATTTCAGGTATTGCATGGTGTTGCTGGATTATTGGTTTTGCATTGTACTTTGTAATGCCAGAATTATGGTTATTAAGTTTATTACTTTCAGCATTTGGATTGTTATTAAAAGTAGCTTCAAAAGTTGGATTAATTGGAGTGCTTATGAGAGAGGATATTGGTAAAAAATAG
- a CDS encoding EhaF family protein has translation MRIGTLWNKLANPKNVPRLFAACLGIILIAGLVIPFELNDDQLYVRPAPQSQMDEGLAIAPYDRGGVPLEEPGIISPQYPENAASLGMITGYMSPIALWIASISPYFGTSIYSSPGGLIDEILYYTRGFDTILESSILMMSFIIASWLAINYTMNRKHDTENIKSDVKKAIVDSSNVAREIKANDMKAHERQNRRDN, from the coding sequence ATGAGGATTGGAACCTTATGGAATAAATTAGCTAATCCTAAGAATGTTCCAAGATTATTTGCAGCATGTTTAGGAATTATACTAATTGCAGGTCTTGTTATCCCATTTGAATTAAATGATGATCAGCTTTATGTTAGACCGGCTCCTCAAAGTCAAATGGATGAAGGATTAGCTATTGCACCCTATGATAGGGGCGGAGTTCCATTAGAAGAACCAGGTATTATTTCACCTCAATATCCTGAAAATGCAGCTTCATTGGGAATGATTACAGGATATATGTCTCCAATAGCTTTATGGATTGCATCTATATCTCCATACTTTGGAACATCTATTTATTCATCTCCTGGTGGATTAATTGATGAAATATTGTATTATACTAGAGGTTTCGATACAATTTTAGAATCTAGTATTTTAATGATGTCATTTATTATTGCATCTTGGCTTGCAATTAATTATACAATGAATAGAAAACATGACACAGAAAATATAAAATCTGATGTTAAAAAGGCTATTGTTGATTCTTCAAATGTAGCTAGAGAAATTAAAGCTAATGATATGAAAGCACATGAAAGGCAAAATAGGAGGGATAACTAA
- a CDS encoding EhaE family protein codes for MIDFQLFFYFGIFLAIVGSLATAWGPGVNDPVVRLFNTEIASIGISLVLLSYNHVLALLTLVATTVVITLILFRAVIRLEEMGADL; via the coding sequence ATGATTGATTTTCAATTATTCTTTTATTTTGGTATCTTCTTAGCTATTGTAGGAAGTCTTGCTACTGCTTGGGGTCCTGGAGTTAATGATCCAGTTGTAAGATTATTTAATACAGAAATTGCTTCAATTGGTATTTCATTAGTTTTATTATCTTATAACCATGTTTTAGCTTTATTAACTCTTGTTGCTACAACTGTGGTTATTACTTTAATTTTATTTAGAGCAGTTATTCGTCTTGAAGAAATGGGGGCTGATTTATGA
- a CDS encoding EhaD family protein, whose amino-acid sequence MDEFVITIIAMALMLIGTFGIIFLKKPFDKVIMFSILDAGFMLAVVLFKYLDVAFFIALSAPLSTLVLLLSIVKISEIRHKKVNSGEIHD is encoded by the coding sequence ATGGATGAATTTGTTATTACAATAATAGCAATGGCTTTAATGTTGATTGGAACCTTTGGTATTATATTTTTGAAAAAGCCTTTTGATAAGGTTATTATGTTTTCAATTTTAGATGCAGGGTTCATGTTAGCTGTTGTTTTATTTAAATATTTAGATGTAGCATTCTTCATTGCATTATCAGCTCCATTATCTACTTTAGTTTTATTACTTTCAATTGTAAAAATTAGTGAAATTAGACACAAAAAAGTAAATAGTGGTGAGATACATGATTGA
- a CDS encoding DUF2109 domain-containing protein: MYVEIIGVITIFVALRALITRNRAEKLLYLNVIGFTVPALIALVIDTPFALIVAAVFFVCSTISSNAIAYSLKRLDDEVILD; the protein is encoded by the coding sequence ATGTACGTGGAGATTATTGGCGTTATTACAATTTTTGTAGCCTTAAGAGCATTAATAACTCGAAATAGGGCTGAAAAATTATTATATTTAAATGTAATAGGTTTTACAGTCCCGGCACTCATTGCTTTAGTTATTGACACTCCTTTTGCTCTTATTGTAGCTGCGGTATTTTTCGTTTGTTCTACAATTAGTTCAAATGCTATTGCATATAGTTTAAAAAGATTAGATGATGAAGTGATTTTAGATTGA
- a CDS encoding energy-converting hydrogenase A subunit A EhaA, translating into MMYMGVDISYFIIDYLIAIFSSIVVALILRLPLLPEKPYRYSFNVSALYPTPIIAIGVFSFFVVLNYLFAYNGMLVALIIGVCSALFVKYLFFYVFPKPPAEESEEVLLNE; encoded by the coding sequence ATGATGTATATGGGTGTGGATATAAGCTATTTTATAATAGATTATTTAATTGCTATATTTTCATCAATAGTTGTTGCTTTAATACTTAGACTTCCATTATTGCCTGAAAAACCTTATAGGTATTCATTTAATGTGAGTGCACTTTATCCCACTCCTATAATAGCTATTGGGGTATTTTCATTCTTTGTTGTTTTAAATTATTTATTTGCATATAATGGAATGTTAGTTGCATTAATTATTGGTGTTTGTTCAGCTTTATTTGTTAAATATTTATTTTTTTATGTATTTCCAAAGCCTCCAGCTGAGGAATCTGAGGAGGTCTTATTAAATGAATGA
- a CDS encoding GDP-mannose 4,6-dehydratase — protein sequence MNNRNILITGGLGFIGSHIADELIPNNTVTILDNKSTGKIENLKEPNHKNLTIIEEDINDADLNTILKDVDYIFHLAAMASVPLSVDDPIGCTKNNVNATIKLINAAKDEGVKKIVFSSSSAVYGENRNMPLKETEPMMPTSPYAASKASCEVYINSFTESYGLNATSLRYFNVFGPKQDKNSQYAAVIPNFISAILENEQPVIYGDGEQTRDFVYVKDIVKANIAAAESDYNGVVNVASGKKITINKLYEIVKETLKTDIEPKYLPERQGDIKHSLADTSRMKNINFEVDSSDFEKQLAETVNWFKTQL from the coding sequence TTGAACAACAGAAATATTCTTATTACTGGAGGACTTGGTTTTATTGGTTCTCATATTGCAGATGAATTAATTCCAAATAACACAGTCACCATCCTGGATAACAAATCTACGGGAAAAATAGAAAATTTAAAAGAACCAAATCATAAAAATTTAACAATAATTGAAGAAGACATAAACGATGCTGACCTAAACACAATCTTAAAAGATGTAGATTATATATTCCATCTTGCAGCTATGGCCAGTGTACCTTTAAGTGTAGATGATCCTATTGGCTGTACAAAAAACAATGTAAATGCAACCATCAAATTAATTAATGCTGCAAAAGATGAAGGAGTTAAAAAAATTGTATTTTCCTCTTCTTCAGCTGTTTACGGTGAAAATAGGAATATGCCATTAAAAGAAACTGAACCTATGATGCCAACTTCCCCATATGCTGCATCAAAAGCTAGTTGTGAAGTTTATATAAACAGTTTTACTGAGTCCTACGGATTAAATGCAACATCCCTTAGATATTTCAATGTATTTGGACCAAAACAAGATAAAAATTCACAGTATGCAGCAGTTATACCTAATTTTATCAGTGCTATTTTAGAAAATGAACAGCCAGTCATTTATGGTGACGGAGAGCAAACCAGAGATTTTGTCTATGTAAAAGATATTGTAAAAGCCAATATCGCAGCTGCTGAATCAGATTATAATGGAGTTGTAAATGTAGCTTCTGGAAAGAAAATAACTATAAATAAATTATATGAAATTGTCAAAGAAACCTTAAAAACAGACATAGAACCAAAATACCTTCCAGAAAGACAAGGTGACATTAAGCATTCCCTTGCAGACACATCTAGAATGAAAAATATTAATTTTGAAGTTGATTCCAGCGATTTTGAAAAACAATTAGCTGAAACAGTAAATT